Proteins encoded within one genomic window of Psilocybe cubensis strain MGC-MH-2018 chromosome 2, whole genome shotgun sequence:
- a CDS encoding Putative D-/L-hydantoinase subunit A has protein sequence MSNSSEVLNGASNVPPAEIAFMIIGTNTDGVIIDVAKSGDPSSRGVVASFKHATTPDVTTGIELAVKRVLDQSGIDPGSESILSLTIGTTHFINAVVQLDSSRLNKVAVLRLAAPYTGECPSFIDFPPDLKALLNGYTSIINGGLQIDGRTINDVREEEVVQQAAIIKQKGIKNIVLVGIYSPLDVQGSQEYKARDILRRELGDGVNIVCSRDVGHVGLIERENASILNASVLTFAQRTIRSYKRAMKRLGLKCPLYLTQNDGTLTSAAEAARLPIKTFSSGATNSMRGASYLAGIDLKSKEGPGKSMIVVDVGGTTTDVGVLLPSGFPRQAAAFIEVAGVRTNFTMPDVHSIGLGGGSRIRTDQDGKVTVGPDSVGHYLTRDSLIFGGSQVTATDIMAAHSPELNIGDRTLVANVDGETVQKAIKAMTRTLETVIDRMKTNAEDCDVLLVGGGSIIAPSALKGVRNIIIPQHHEVANAVGAAIANVSGEVDTIEILSGKSLSEAVDRIKRQAIGRAVDMGADSESSRIVDVNVLPIQYVTNQATRIIVRAVGELKDDEQVLSSSLDASEEHGEDCDDNDGDNEAIINTPIIQEKVDYTTYKPKIVDNKWILSETDLFFIMEGCGVLGTGGGGSPYPIYLMCRQALRDGGTIKIIDHTALNDDDIIVRGGFMGSPSVGFERIKGGEHLRVGGLELAKYCGITNFTATLCDEIGGGNGMQSLLMSNIYHIPALDGDLMGRAYPMLDQVLPAVYNRPNSLVPCSLYDGDGNAVILSKVKNDHFVESIMRVVTAEMGSSAALCPPPCALRDARDFGVNRSQSQAWRIGRAIAICRQTNDMSGIVDAIMKLQNGKCLFIGKIIEVTREVRAGFTWGQVRIARLRDDEIEDVIQQNQISKTAEETMEGPEDVMIIPFQNENLCAYLERPDGTRKIVVSVPDLITVLDSQNAYGLRVTVIAMAGHPLWRSERGLVVGGPTAFGLDHTFEPLGDYIEPKSVIEEYRGQ, from the exons TTACCACAGGGATCGAATTGGCTGTCAAAAGAGTTTTAGACCAATCTGGAATCGACCCTGGGAGTGAATCAATTCTGAGTTTGACGATCGGAACAACG CATTTTATTAACGCCGTTGTACAACTAGATTCATCTAGGCTAAACAAAGTAGCGGTTTTACGCCTAGCTGCGCCGTACACGGGTGAATGTCCTTCT TTCATAGACTTTCCTCCAGACCTGAAGGCACTTTTAAACGGGTATACTTCCATCATAAACGGAGGCTTACAAAT TGACGGAAGGACAATTAACGACGTTCGCGAGGAAGAGGTCGTCCAACAGGCCGCAATCATCAAACAGAAAGGAATAAAGAATATTGTTTTGGTTGGAATTT ACTCCCCTCTTGATGTTCAAGGTTCTCAGGAGTACAAAGCTAGAGACATTCTACGAAGAGAACTAGGTGACGGCGTCAACATCGTTTGCTCGCGAGACG TGGGTCATGTAGGGCTTATCGAAAGAGAGAACGCGTCCATCCTCAACGCGTCAGTCTTGACATTTGCACAGCGTACGATACGGAGCTATAAGCGCGCGATGAAGAGGCTCGGTCTCAAGTGCCCCTTGTACCTAACACAA AACGATGGGACATTGACTTCGGCAGCAGAGGCGGCTCGTTTACCAATCAAAACATTTTCGTCTGGGGCAACCAATTCAATGCGAGGGGCATCATACCTTGCTGGCATAGATTTAAAGAGCAAAGAGGGACCGGGAAAGAGTATGATTGTGGTTGATGTGGGCGGGACTACCACTGACGTCGGGGTACTGCTCCCAAGCGGGTTCCCTAGACAAGCAGCAGCTTTCATTGAAG TCGCTGGTGTGAGGACAAA CTTCACGATGCCAGACGTCCATTCCATTGGACTCGGAGGCGGCTCTAGAATTCGGACAGATCAAGATGGCAAAGTCACCGTCGGACCAGATTCTGTTGGGCATTAC CTGACAAGAGACAGTCTAATATTCGGTGGAAGCCAGGTAACAGCGACTGACATCATGGCCGCCCATTCCCCGGAACTAAACATTGGAGATCGAACCTTGGTTGCGAATGTGGATGGGGAGACAGTTCAGAAAGCTATCAAAGCGATGACACGGACTTTAGAG ACAGTCATTGACCGTATGAAGACCAATGCAGAGGATTGTGATGTTCTGTTAGTTGGAGGGGGATCCATTATTGCGCCCAGCGCTCTCAAAGGTGTCAGGAATATAAT AATTCCTCAACACCACGAAGTCGCGAATGCAGTCGGAGCAGCGATCGCCAATGTCTCCGGAGAAGTGGACACCATTGAGATACTCAGCGGGAAAAGTCTCTCCGAGGCCGTCGACCGTATCAAGCGCCAGGCAATTGGGAGAGCCGTCGACATGGGCGCCGACTCAGAGAGTTCGAGAATTGTGGATGTAAATGTACTCCCTATCCAG TATGTCACTAACCAGGCCACAAGGATTATTGTTAGAGCTGTTGGCGAGCTTAAAGATGACGAGCAAGTTCTGTCTTCATCACTGGACGCATCCGAAGAGCACGGCGAAGATTGTGATGACAATGATGGTGACAACGAAGCTATCATTAACACCCCTATTATTCAAGAAAAGGTCGATTATACTACATATAAACCGAAGATTGTGGACAACAAATGGATACTCTCGGAAACTGATCTAT TTTTTATTATGGAAGGATGTGGGGTCCTTGGGACG ggtggaggaggttcCCCATACCCTATATATCTGATGTGCCGCCAAGCTCTCCGAGATGGAGGTACTATTAAAATCATAGATCACACCGCGCTCAATGATGACGATATAATTGTTCGAGGAG GCTTTATGGGCTCACCTTCAGTGGGATTTGAACGAATCAAGGGAGGAGAACACCTGCGTGTAGGCGGTCTGGAGTTGGCGAAATATTGTGGTATCACAAATTTTACGGCGACACTTTG CGATGAAATTGGTGGAGGGAACGGAATGCAGTCACTGTTGATGTCAAA TATATATCATATCCCGGCCTTGGATGGCGATCTTATGGGACGAG CATATCCAATGCTAGACCAAGTTCTTCCAG CGGTATATAACAGACCAAACTC ACTAGTACCGTGCTCTCTGTACGACGGAGATGGGAACGCCGTT ATATTATCAAAGGTCAAGAACGACCATTTCGTGGAATCCATCATGAGGGTTGTCACAGCTGAAATGGGGTCCTCGGCGGCACTTTGCCCTCCTCCATGTGCACTACGCGATGCACGGGACTTTGGTGTTAACAgaagccaaagccaagcaTGGCGGATTGGAAGAGCGATTGCAATTTGCAGGCAGACTAA TGACATGAGCGGGATTGTGGACGCCATTATGAAGCTCCAGAACGGGAAATGCTTGTTTATTGGCAAGATCATTGAAGTGACGAGG GAGGTCCGAGCAGGTTTTACATGGGGTCAAGTGCGCATTGCACGCCTTCGAGATGACGAAATCGAAGACGTTATCCAGCAAAACCAGATATCCAAAACCGCAGAAGAGACGATGGAAGGCCCTGAGGATGTTATGATTATACCCTTCCAGAATGAGAATTTGTGTGCGTACTTGGAGAGACCAGATGGGACCCGAAAG ATCGTGGTGAGCGTCCCGGACTTGATCACAGTGCTCGACTCCCAGA ATGCGTATGGGCTTCGGGTTACAG TTATTGCTATGGCAGGCCACCCGCTTTGGCGATCTGAAAGGGGCCTAGTTGTGGGCGGCCCCACGGCCTTTGG TTTGGATCATACTTTCGAGCCTCTGGGAGATTACATCGAGCCCAAGTCTGTCATTGAAGAATACAGAGGTCAATGA